One Chengkuizengella sediminis DNA segment encodes these proteins:
- a CDS encoding AzlC family ABC transporter permease, which produces MNNHSFTKGAFAALPLVIGFLPVGIAFGIIAQETGISLFHSVLMSSIVYGGASQFMMLNMYATGSGFFEIILATFIINFRFFVMSLSLNQLFNEAPKRWKTFLAIGITDETFAVASINNNRPNVYFLVGLFLTSYVSWIVGTLLGALLSTIIPSNISESMSIALYALFIGLLIPAVRTAWKYGLLAVISMLINGIFSGWLLISSGWSMLLATLLVSLVGVFIFKGEKQHD; this is translated from the coding sequence ATGAACAATCATTCATTTACAAAAGGAGCTTTTGCTGCCTTACCCTTAGTCATAGGTTTTTTACCAGTTGGTATTGCCTTTGGTATTATCGCACAAGAAACAGGTATATCATTATTTCATTCGGTACTCATGTCGAGTATTGTTTATGGAGGAGCTAGTCAGTTTATGATGTTGAATATGTATGCCACAGGATCAGGGTTTTTTGAAATTATACTAGCTACTTTTATCATTAACTTTCGATTCTTTGTCATGAGTTTATCTCTGAATCAGCTATTTAATGAGGCACCTAAACGGTGGAAAACATTTTTAGCTATAGGTATCACTGATGAAACATTTGCAGTTGCCTCTATAAATAATAATAGACCTAATGTTTATTTTTTGGTTGGATTATTTCTGACTTCCTATGTATCCTGGATCGTAGGCACATTATTAGGAGCCTTGCTTTCAACAATTATACCATCTAACATTAGTGAAAGTATGTCTATAGCACTTTATGCATTATTTATTGGTTTGCTCATACCTGCAGTGAGAACGGCATGGAAATATGGTTTACTGGCTGTTATTAGCATGTTGATAAATGGGATTTTTAGTGGATGGTTATTAATCAGCAGTGGCTGGTCTATGTTGTTAGCCACTTTATTAGTTAGTTTGGTTGGGGTTTTCATTTTTAAAGGGGAGAAACAACATGATTGA
- a CDS encoding AzlD domain-containing protein, which translates to MIDSILLIILGMSLATMLPRYLPVWIVDRFIMPNWVKSWLSYIPYAALGALLFPGILTIEEGEPWIGIIGGITAACLVLLRLNILFVILGSVLIVILLKQLM; encoded by the coding sequence ATGATTGACTCTATTTTATTAATTATTCTAGGGATGTCTCTTGCAACAATGCTTCCACGTTATTTACCTGTATGGATTGTTGATCGTTTCATAATGCCTAATTGGGTAAAGTCATGGTTGAGTTATATTCCTTACGCTGCATTAGGAGCACTTTTATTTCCTGGTATTTTAACTATTGAGGAAGGTGAGCCTTGGATTGGTATAATTGGAGGTATTACAGCTGCGTGTCTTGTTTTACTAAGATTAAACATATTATTTGTGATATTAGGTTCGGTTCTTATAGTGATCTTATTAAAACAATTGATGTAG
- a CDS encoding DUF3866 family protein translates to MIHWRIGIVTKIDKERRNVQFIQVKEENGENIKAIHYTDVHPSVQIGHEVLLNTTAVDLQLGSGGYHFVYMILNNKKYLDKGENRNRDDNSSKSSSKKIGHIMKFRYTPQQRAVLTCEEEDSSTHSLFLEDRNLEGTPVLIGELHSMLPILCTWLQYKQNQDKISNKLKIGYVMSEGGALPISFSEHVAQLKYLNWIEGTITYGHSYGGDIEAVNKFTALIAAKHILLADIIIILMGPGIVGTGTKLGHTGIEAGEIANAVSILGGVPVMVPRISFQRNRDRHKGISHHILITLSNIVLQSSRVPLPFNLPKKYKDHIQKQLTDYHLYKKHNITLNTELFINEVEKSVDLYPYPIKSMGMGLHDDPYFFLGVCCAAQDALNVVQRE, encoded by the coding sequence ATGATACATTGGAGAATTGGTATCGTAACAAAAATCGATAAAGAAAGAAGAAATGTACAGTTCATCCAAGTGAAAGAAGAAAATGGTGAAAATATAAAAGCAATCCATTATACGGATGTTCACCCGTCAGTACAGATTGGACACGAGGTTTTATTAAATACAACTGCTGTTGATTTACAATTAGGTTCTGGGGGATATCATTTTGTTTATATGATTTTAAACAATAAAAAATATTTAGATAAGGGAGAAAACCGCAATAGAGATGATAACAGTAGTAAAAGTAGTTCTAAAAAAATAGGACATATAATGAAGTTTCGATATACTCCTCAACAAAGGGCAGTACTAACATGTGAGGAGGAAGATAGTTCAACCCACTCATTATTTTTGGAGGATAGAAATTTAGAAGGTACACCCGTACTTATAGGTGAACTACATAGCATGCTTCCCATTTTATGTACTTGGCTGCAGTATAAACAAAATCAAGACAAAATTTCAAATAAACTAAAAATAGGATATGTAATGAGTGAAGGAGGAGCTTTACCCATTTCATTTAGTGAACATGTAGCTCAATTAAAATACTTAAATTGGATAGAAGGAACAATTACATATGGACATTCGTATGGCGGGGATATTGAAGCTGTGAATAAATTTACTGCTTTGATTGCTGCCAAACATATTTTACTAGCGGATATCATTATTATTCTAATGGGTCCAGGTATTGTTGGTACTGGTACAAAATTAGGACATACCGGGATAGAGGCTGGGGAAATTGCAAATGCTGTATCTATACTTGGAGGCGTTCCGGTCATGGTCCCACGTATTAGTTTTCAAAGAAATCGTGATAGACACAAGGGAATAAGCCATCATATATTAATAACTTTATCTAACATTGTATTACAAAGCTCACGAGTTCCATTACCTTTCAATCTGCCTAAGAAATATAAAGATCACATTCAAAAGCAATTGACTGACTATCATCTTTATAAGAAGCATAATATCACATTGAATACAGAATTATTTATTAATGAAGTAGAAAAAAGTGTGGACTTATACCCCTATCCAATTAAGTCGATGGGAATGGGATTACACGATGATCCTTATTTTTTTCTTGGGGTTTGTTGTGCTGCACAAGATGCTTTGAATGTTGTGCAGCGGGAGTAA
- the mciZ gene encoding Z-ring formation inhibitor MciZ — MKSYILKNQIKFVGKAWEIRSHLNSLLKQSKSQHITLLDYLNSITPAAQHSKHLVQHNKPQEKNKDHRVIPFPST, encoded by the coding sequence ATGAAATCTTATATTTTAAAAAATCAAATTAAATTCGTAGGAAAGGCGTGGGAAATTCGTTCTCACCTTAATTCTTTACTTAAACAATCTAAATCACAACATATCACATTGCTTGATTATTTAAATTCTATTACTCCCGCTGCACAACATTCAAAGCATCTTGTGCAGCACAACAAACCCCAAGAAAAAAATAAGGATCATCGTGTAATCCCATTCCCATCGACTTAA
- a CDS encoding NUDIX hydrolase: protein MSHKPSKEEFNKRFEEITVETEQIFKGKIISLQVDKVKLPNGKMSAREIVKHPGAVAVLAIYEDKMIVVEQYRKPLEKNQIEIPAGKLDPGEEPEEAALRELKEETGFDCSSLQHINSFYTSPGFADEKIVLFLAEDLTRGEMKLDEDEFLSCESITLEQALEYIKEEKISDAKTITAIYAWQIYKLTGKI from the coding sequence ATGAGCCACAAACCATCGAAAGAAGAATTTAACAAAAGATTTGAAGAAATTACTGTGGAGACTGAACAGATTTTTAAAGGGAAAATCATTTCGTTGCAGGTGGACAAAGTGAAACTTCCAAATGGAAAAATGTCAGCTAGGGAAATTGTTAAACACCCAGGTGCTGTAGCTGTGTTAGCAATTTATGAAGATAAAATGATTGTTGTAGAACAATATCGGAAACCTTTAGAAAAAAATCAGATTGAAATTCCAGCTGGCAAATTAGATCCTGGGGAAGAACCAGAGGAAGCGGCATTAAGAGAACTGAAAGAAGAAACAGGTTTTGATTGTAGTTCATTACAACATATCAACTCTTTTTATACCTCACCTGGATTTGCGGATGAAAAAATCGTTCTATTTTTAGCTGAGGATTTAACTAGAGGAGAAATGAAACTGGACGAGGATGAGTTTTTATCATGTGAAAGCATTACTTTAGAGCAAGCATTGGAATATATTAAGGAAGAGAAAATCAGCGATGCTAAAACGATCACAGCTATTTATGCTTGGCAAATCTATAAATTAACAGGAAAGATTTAA
- a CDS encoding endonuclease Q family protein: protein MQLYYADLHIHIGRSNKGKAVKITASRDLTFYNIMEEASTRKGMDIVGIIDCQSPAVQEDILYYLNEGTMKEVDGGGIQFRNTTMMLGSEIEICDEGFGPAHVLAYLPNLQSMMDFTRWMSNYMKNVNLSTQRLYVPAKILQEEVIGRDGLFIPAHIFTPHKSAYGSCSSKLSHVFNLDFISAVELGLSSDSEMAGLISELNEIPFLTNSDAHSLGKIAREYNQLRLKSPTFSELKKALLRKDGRKITANFGLNPKLGKYNRTYCSNCSSIIEENNSVVERCTYCGSEKVVRGVFDRITQIADQKRSKNNKPPYLYQIPLEFIPGLGPSKLNQLLSRFGTEMNVLHHATREQISEVVGEKLSDLIMLAKQGKSVIQTGGGGTYGKIT from the coding sequence ATGCAATTATATTATGCAGATTTACATATACATATTGGACGATCGAATAAAGGCAAAGCTGTTAAAATAACAGCAAGTAGGGATTTAACTTTTTATAACATAATGGAAGAAGCTTCCACGCGAAAAGGAATGGACATTGTAGGTATCATAGATTGTCAATCTCCTGCTGTTCAAGAGGATATCCTTTATTATTTAAATGAAGGTACGATGAAAGAAGTGGATGGTGGAGGGATTCAATTTAGAAATACAACTATGATGCTTGGAAGTGAAATAGAGATTTGTGACGAAGGGTTTGGACCAGCTCATGTATTAGCATATTTACCAAACTTACAAAGCATGATGGATTTTACAAGATGGATGAGTAATTATATGAAAAATGTAAATTTAAGTACTCAAAGGCTTTATGTGCCAGCTAAAATACTACAAGAAGAAGTGATTGGAAGAGATGGATTATTCATTCCAGCGCATATTTTTACACCTCATAAGAGTGCATATGGTAGCTGTTCCTCTAAACTTTCACATGTATTCAACTTAGATTTTATCTCCGCAGTTGAATTAGGATTAAGTTCAGATTCAGAAATGGCGGGTTTAATTTCAGAGTTAAATGAGATTCCTTTTTTAACAAATTCAGATGCTCATTCATTAGGGAAAATAGCAAGAGAATATAATCAGTTAAGACTAAAGAGTCCGACTTTTTCTGAACTTAAAAAAGCACTTCTTCGTAAGGATGGTCGTAAAATAACAGCAAATTTCGGATTGAATCCAAAGCTAGGCAAATATAATCGAACTTATTGTTCTAATTGTTCCTCTATCATTGAAGAAAACAATTCTGTTGTAGAAAGGTGTACTTATTGTGGAAGTGAGAAAGTAGTACGGGGGGTATTTGATCGCATCACACAAATTGCTGACCAAAAAAGGTCAAAGAACAATAAACCTCCTTATTTATATCAAATTCCTTTGGAGTTTATTCCTGGACTGGGTCCTAGTAAATTAAATCAACTTTTATCCCGTTTTGGCACTGAAATGAATGTACTCCATCATGCCACTAGAGAGCAAATAAGTGAAGTAGTTGGAGAGAAATTATCTGATCTAATTATGTTAGCAAAGCAAGGGAAAAGTGTGATACAGACTGGAGGGGGAGGGACCTACGGAAAGATAACATAA
- the spoIIM gene encoding stage II sporulation protein M, which translates to MNMQYYLKEHLSLYIFVSVLFIMGIIFGALMVNALSFEQTEDMSSYLGSFFKMINQETDLSSKQLLQETFSLHLKWMLLIWVLGLSVIGLPFILILDFLKGVLIGFTTGYIVGELSWDGILFALVSIAPQNLIIVPVIIIASVSGISFSIYLIKNRFLQKRGNISKPFMTYSFLILSLIGILFVISLYETYLTPAIMKWITPMLLSV; encoded by the coding sequence ATGAATATGCAGTATTATCTGAAAGAGCACCTCTCTCTCTATATCTTTGTTTCGGTATTATTTATCATGGGTATTATTTTTGGAGCGTTGATGGTTAATGCTTTATCATTTGAACAAACAGAGGACATGTCAAGTTATCTTGGAAGTTTTTTTAAAATGATAAATCAGGAAACAGATTTAAGCAGCAAACAACTCTTACAGGAAACCTTTAGTTTACATTTGAAATGGATGCTTTTAATTTGGGTATTAGGTTTATCAGTAATAGGTTTACCATTTATTCTAATTCTTGATTTTTTAAAAGGTGTACTAATCGGTTTTACTACTGGGTATATTGTAGGGGAACTTTCATGGGATGGAATTCTATTTGCACTTGTATCTATTGCGCCACAAAATTTGATTATTGTTCCAGTCATCATTATCGCGAGTGTATCTGGAATTTCCTTTTCTATTTATTTAATTAAAAATCGCTTCTTACAAAAAAGAGGGAATATATCAAAACCGTTTATGACGTATTCATTTTTAATATTATCTCTAATTGGTATTCTTTTTGTTATATCCTTATACGAAACGTATTTAACCCCTGCAATTATGAAGTGGATCACACCGATGTTATTGTCTGTTTGA
- a CDS encoding Fur family transcriptional regulator, with translation MEARIEKIKQQLQAQGYKLTPQREATVRVLLENEEDHLSAEDVYMLVKDKAPEIGLATVYRTLELLNELHVVEKMNFGDGVARYDLRNNDKNHHHHHLICVQCGAVDEIMEDWLGPLEERLAKEYNFRVIDHRLDFQGICHRCNEKQ, from the coding sequence ATGGAGGCGCGAATTGAAAAAATCAAACAGCAGTTACAAGCTCAAGGTTATAAGTTAACACCTCAACGTGAAGCGACTGTTCGCGTTTTATTGGAAAATGAAGAGGATCATTTAAGCGCTGAAGATGTATATATGCTCGTAAAGGATAAGGCCCCCGAAATTGGTCTTGCTACTGTTTATCGCACACTGGAGCTTCTGAATGAACTACATGTAGTTGAGAAAATGAATTTTGGTGACGGAGTTGCACGATATGATTTAAGAAATAATGATAAAAATCACCATCATCATCACCTCATATGTGTTCAATGTGGAGCAGTAGATGAAATTATGGAAGATTGGTTAGGTCCTTTAGAGGAAAGACTTGCTAAAGAGTATAACTTTAGAGTTATTGATCATCGCTTGGATTTTCAAGGTATCTGCCATCGCTGTAATGAAAAACAATAA
- the ald gene encoding alanine dehydrogenase: MIIGVPKEVKVNENRVSLTPAGAGMLTKSGHQVILEKGAGENSGFLDEDYIQEGVNILSTASEVWSSAEMIIKVKEPLPSEYELFQENQIVFTYLHLAAAGDLTDHLLQKNVTAVAYETIQLPTGELPLLTPMSEVAGRMSVQVGAQFLENYYGGRGVLLGGVPGVPPGDVCIIGGGVVGTNAAKMALGMGASVVIVEKSAQRMRQLDDLFNGRVRTLMSNPYNISSAVQKADLLIGAVLIPGARAPKLVTEDMVKQMKNGAVVVDVAVDQGGTIETIDRVTSHSDPTYEKYGVIHYAVANMPGAVPRTSTYALTNVTMPYVMELANKGFDQAIKENQPLKLGVNTYKGKLTYKAVADAVDQPFTPLDEIL, encoded by the coding sequence GTGATCATCGGAGTACCGAAAGAAGTAAAAGTGAATGAAAATCGTGTGTCTTTAACACCTGCAGGCGCAGGAATGCTGACAAAATCAGGTCATCAAGTCATCTTGGAAAAAGGAGCTGGAGAAAATAGCGGTTTCTTAGATGAAGATTATATCCAAGAAGGGGTTAATATTTTATCTACAGCTTCTGAAGTATGGTCTAGCGCAGAAATGATTATCAAAGTAAAAGAACCTCTTCCCTCAGAATATGAATTATTTCAAGAAAATCAAATTGTTTTTACATATTTACATCTAGCAGCTGCTGGAGATTTAACAGATCATTTATTACAAAAAAACGTAACTGCAGTCGCTTATGAGACCATTCAATTGCCTACAGGTGAATTACCTCTATTAACTCCAATGAGTGAAGTAGCTGGGAGAATGTCAGTTCAAGTAGGGGCGCAGTTCTTAGAAAATTATTATGGTGGACGAGGTGTGCTTTTAGGTGGTGTACCGGGAGTACCACCAGGTGATGTATGTATTATTGGTGGTGGTGTAGTTGGAACGAATGCAGCCAAAATGGCATTGGGTATGGGGGCAAGCGTAGTCATCGTGGAAAAAAGTGCACAACGTATGAGGCAGTTAGATGATTTATTTAATGGAAGAGTTCGTACTTTAATGTCCAATCCATACAATATTTCAAGTGCTGTACAAAAAGCAGATTTACTAATCGGCGCAGTATTAATACCAGGGGCACGTGCACCAAAATTAGTAACAGAAGATATGGTAAAACAAATGAAAAATGGTGCAGTTGTCGTAGATGTCGCAGTAGATCAGGGTGGAACGATTGAGACGATTGATCGAGTGACTTCTCATAGTGATCCAACTTATGAAAAATATGGGGTTATTCATTACGCTGTTGCCAATATGCCTGGTGCCGTACCAAGAACATCAACTTATGCTTTAACCAATGTGACAATGCCATACGTTATGGAACTAGCAAATAAAGGTTTTGATCAAGCGATTAAAGAAAACCAACCATTAAAATTAGGTGTGAACACTTATAAAGGAAAATTAACGTATAAAGCAGTTGCCGATGCTGTTGATCAACCTTTCACTCCATTAGATGAAATTCTATAA
- a CDS encoding methyl-accepting chemotaxis protein encodes MNEALKRNLDDIETAQETMREQKDLVQGLVDHSNDVAVHASDVMEKVGNIKLLSSHAVNLSREGEQQIEQTVAQMEQINQRTEDIAKKMNTLTDLSTDILQVVDVLQQIASQTKLLSLNAAIEAARAGDHGRGFGVVASEVRKLAESSEKSSKEVESIISQITREINDLVKDTNNSEKDTEKGKTDVENAKQKFLMIQSAVDTLSKDNEEVFSKATTMNEISVTISDLSKPIAYNRERISQGVEAAVNISEICEVKNT; translated from the coding sequence ATGAACGAAGCTCTAAAAAGAAATTTAGATGATATCGAAACTGCTCAGGAGACTATGAGGGAACAGAAGGATCTTGTTCAAGGTTTAGTAGATCATTCGAATGATGTTGCTGTCCATGCTTCGGATGTAATGGAAAAGGTAGGAAACATTAAATTATTGTCTTCTCATGCAGTTAATTTATCACGAGAAGGGGAACAGCAAATCGAACAAACGGTAGCTCAAATGGAACAAATTAATCAACGAACAGAAGATATTGCTAAAAAAATGAATACTTTAACAGATCTTTCTACAGATATATTACAAGTGGTTGATGTATTACAGCAAATTGCTTCTCAGACAAAGTTATTATCGTTAAATGCAGCGATCGAAGCTGCACGTGCTGGAGATCATGGCAGAGGTTTTGGTGTGGTTGCTTCTGAAGTTCGAAAACTAGCAGAAAGTAGTGAGAAATCCTCCAAAGAAGTTGAAAGTATAATCAGTCAAATTACAAGAGAAATCAATGATCTAGTTAAAGATACTAATAATAGTGAGAAAGATACGGAGAAGGGTAAAACAGATGTTGAAAATGCAAAACAAAAATTCCTAATGATTCAATCCGCAGTTGATACGTTAAGCAAAGATAACGAGGAAGTATTTTCGAAAGCTACAACGATGAATGAAATTAGTGTAACCATTAGTGATTTAAGCAAACCTATCGCTTACAACCGTGAACGGATATCTCAAGGAGTAGAAGCAGCTGTGAATATCTCTGAAATATGTGAAGTGAAAAATACTTAA
- a CDS encoding sodium/glutamate symporter — MFILHNLTIISLLFIGLFIEKRWKLSKYYISPALAGGMIAMIVSGILYYFYSYTFIPNEWVVCFFVTAFLFSIGMKMGLTYQKKHIKHLFYLFGFSTFILAIIELIAMILFKNNSFLLQVYNSQTFSWNEEWIFRIQNWFSGSLVFQFHFSLIIVFILTPVVIRLMRNFQFSEMKPYKTKDFHSWKLNAVMILFLVTIFALFLKNMYLDETLFIFDFVISMVIGFVLGRRLKTRDSSQVDQWISSVLSAGTLSLYGFIISMIFISSVHVWTGWSWNIVGLYSIKLILFTLLWIWVSRRWVKNHQKLVLISACWAFTLSAPVTCMNAMHSVVRRHGPADQVLLLIPPVILWLINYPHYWLLAFLYN, encoded by the coding sequence ATGTTTATATTACATAATTTAACTATTATAAGTTTATTATTCATAGGTTTATTTATAGAAAAGCGCTGGAAACTATCAAAATATTATATATCACCAGCATTAGCAGGTGGCATGATTGCAATGATTGTTAGCGGAATTCTTTATTATTTTTATTCCTATACGTTCATACCTAATGAATGGGTAGTTTGTTTTTTTGTCACAGCATTTTTATTTTCTATTGGAATGAAAATGGGCTTAACTTATCAAAAAAAACACATCAAACATTTATTTTATTTATTTGGTTTTTCTACTTTTATTCTTGCAATTATTGAATTGATAGCTATGATTTTGTTTAAAAATAACTCGTTTTTATTACAAGTTTATAATTCACAAACTTTCTCTTGGAATGAAGAATGGATCTTCCGAATTCAAAATTGGTTTTCGGGCAGTTTAGTATTTCAATTTCATTTTTCATTAATCATAGTGTTTATATTGACACCTGTGGTCATTCGATTGATGCGCAACTTTCAATTCTCAGAAATGAAACCTTATAAAACGAAAGATTTTCATTCTTGGAAATTGAATGCGGTTATGATTTTATTTTTAGTAACGATTTTTGCTTTGTTTTTAAAAAATATGTATTTAGATGAGACTTTATTTATTTTTGATTTTGTGATATCCATGGTTATAGGTTTTGTATTGGGAAGGAGATTAAAAACTAGGGATTCTTCTCAGGTTGATCAGTGGATATCTAGTGTTTTAAGTGCAGGAACTTTATCACTCTATGGTTTTATTATTTCTATGATATTTATTTCTTCAGTTCATGTATGGACAGGCTGGTCCTGGAATATAGTAGGATTGTATAGTATTAAACTTATTTTATTTACTTTGCTTTGGATCTGGGTATCAAGAAGGTGGGTAAAAAACCATCAAAAGTTAGTATTGATTAGTGCTTGTTGGGCATTCACATTAAGTGCTCCTGTGACCTGTATGAATGCAATGCATAGTGTCGTTCGCAGACATGGACCAGCAGATCAAGTTTTATTACTTATCCCGCCTGTTATACTTTGGTTAATAAATTACCCGCATTATTGGTTGTTAGCGTTTTTGTATAATTAA
- a CDS encoding LacI family DNA-binding transcriptional regulator — translation MTKMSDVAKLAKVSTATVSRVLQKPETVKEETKQKVLEVIRELDYQPNMLARNFRRLETKTILVVMPSILNNVFSQIIVGIDYEATKNGYQVILGNTMQDEQRAHSLIKHLKQKQVDGMILLTARLDFKELVKLAEEYSVVLVSDYLENNKVVPTVGIDNMKESYRITEHLIKLGHTKIAHISGLLDMSISRDRLSGYQKALMDHDLPIEFDYLTKGDYSFQSGYDNMLSLLELKYPPTAVVAASDRMAMGAIKAAKEKGVLVPNNLAVVGFDDIEFSKLFEPALTTVAQPFFEMGKTAMSLLQQQIAGEQIKNNLVLLKSELKIRESCGFNLK, via the coding sequence ATGACAAAAATGTCCGATGTCGCTAAACTTGCTAAAGTTTCAACAGCTACAGTTTCCAGAGTATTGCAAAAACCAGAAACAGTTAAAGAAGAAACGAAACAAAAAGTATTAGAAGTAATCAGAGAATTGGATTATCAACCAAATATGTTAGCAAGAAATTTTAGACGTCTGGAAACGAAAACGATTCTAGTTGTCATGCCTAGCATTTTAAACAATGTATTTTCACAAATTATAGTTGGTATTGATTACGAAGCAACAAAAAATGGATATCAAGTTATATTAGGAAATACGATGCAAGATGAACAAAGGGCACACAGTTTGATAAAACACCTGAAACAAAAACAGGTAGATGGTATGATTTTATTGACGGCAAGACTAGACTTTAAGGAACTTGTAAAACTTGCAGAAGAATATTCAGTGGTGTTAGTTTCTGATTATTTAGAGAATAACAAAGTTGTCCCAACTGTTGGAATTGACAATATGAAGGAAAGTTATCGTATCACTGAACACTTAATTAAATTAGGTCATACAAAAATAGCCCATATATCAGGGCTGCTTGATATGTCCATCAGCAGAGACCGATTAAGTGGTTATCAAAAAGCTTTAATGGATCATGACCTTCCTATCGAATTTGATTATTTAACAAAGGGTGATTATTCATTCCAGTCTGGTTACGACAATATGTTAAGCTTATTGGAATTAAAATATCCTCCAACGGCAGTTGTTGCAGCAAGTGATCGAATGGCAATGGGGGCTATTAAAGCAGCTAAGGAAAAAGGTGTTCTAGTTCCTAACAATTTAGCAGTTGTTGGTTTTGATGATATAGAGTTTTCCAAACTATTTGAACCAGCATTAACGACGGTAGCACAACCTTTTTTTGAAATGGGAAAAACAGCTATGAGTCTACTACAACAACAAATTGCAGGTGAACAGATTAAAAACAACCTCGTTTTATTAAAAAGTGAGTTAAAGATAAGGGAGTCATGTGGATTTAACTTAAAGTAG
- a CDS encoding enolase C-terminal domain-like protein, whose product MITIRDVKTILTAPEGINLVIVKIETSEPGLYGLGCATFTQRYLTVHSAIEEYLKPFLIGKDVQRIEDIWQTSMVSGYWRNGPVLNNAISGVDMALWDIKGKLANMPLYQLLGGKCREAAPVYIHADGRTKEEVRENVRSYMEEGYRYIRCQMGLYGGKEQKMIKPDNALDGAYYDPKVYMRDVISLFDYLRSILGSEIELLHDVHERLAPIDAVRFAKLLEPYNLFFLEDALPPEQIEWFKTIRQHSTTPIAMGELFNNPNEYIPLIKDRLIDFIRIHVSQIGGITPAKKLISLCESFGIRTAWHGPGDLSPVGHAANVHLDISSINFGIQEMNKFNDAIQEVFPGTPKVINGYVYPNEKPGIGVDIDEELAKKYPCTNELPTWTLARLPDGTSSRP is encoded by the coding sequence ATGATTACAATCAGAGATGTAAAAACGATACTAACAGCACCTGAAGGAATTAATCTTGTCATAGTAAAAATTGAAACTTCTGAGCCAGGTTTATATGGTTTAGGGTGTGCTACATTTACGCAAAGATATTTAACGGTACACAGTGCCATTGAGGAATATTTAAAACCTTTCTTAATCGGAAAAGACGTTCAACGTATAGAGGACATTTGGCAGACATCCATGGTAAGTGGATATTGGAGAAACGGACCTGTTCTAAATAATGCAATATCTGGGGTAGATATGGCGCTTTGGGACATCAAAGGGAAACTTGCAAATATGCCATTGTATCAATTATTAGGTGGTAAGTGTCGAGAAGCTGCCCCTGTGTATATTCATGCAGATGGGAGAACAAAAGAAGAAGTAAGGGAAAATGTTCGTTCATACATGGAAGAAGGATATCGTTATATTCGATGTCAGATGGGTTTGTATGGTGGAAAAGAGCAGAAAATGATTAAGCCAGATAATGCACTCGATGGAGCTTATTATGACCCGAAGGTTTACATGAGGGATGTAATCAGTTTATTTGATTATTTAAGATCTATTCTCGGTTCAGAGATTGAGTTATTGCACGATGTTCATGAACGTTTAGCTCCCATTGATGCGGTTAGATTTGCAAAACTACTAGAACCATATAACTTATTTTTCTTAGAAGATGCTTTACCACCTGAACAGATTGAATGGTTTAAAACGATTCGTCAGCACAGTACAACACCTATTGCTATGGGTGAACTATTTAATAATCCGAATGAGTATATTCCTTTAATTAAAGATCGTTTAATTGATTTTATTCGAATTCATGTGAGTCAAATAGGCGGAATCACACCAGCAAAAAAATTAATATCATTATGTGAGTCGTTTGGGATAAGGACGGCTTGGCATGGACCAGGTGACCTTTCTCCTGTTGGACATGCTGCAAATGTACATCTTGATATAAGTAGTATTAATTTTGGGATACAAGAAATGAACAAATTTAATGATGCCATCCAAGAGGTATTCCCAGGTACTCCTAAGGTTATAAATGGATACGTATATCCGAATGAAAAACCTGGTATAGGTGTAGATATCGATGAGGAACTAGCGAAAAAATATCCATGTACAAATGAGCTGCCAACTTGGACATTAGCTAGATTGCCAGATGGGACTTCTTCTCGTCCTTAA